The DNA segment TttatatcaaaatgcaaaatttgCATCTCACATCCATGGTGGAGATAAGCAATCCCACGAGCTACCCCAATTGCTATATTGTATATTTTGTCATAGCCAAATTCTATACTTTTAtctttagaaaatataattttatcaaGAGATCCATTGGACATGAATTCATAAACAAGAGCATGTTTCGAACCTTCAacacaaaatccaattaatTGTACTACATTTTGATGATGTATTCTTCCAATGGTAGCAACTTCACTAATAAAGTCATGTCCTCTTCCTTTTGTTTTACTTAACATTTTTATAGCCACACAAGATCCACTAGACAACTTTCCCTTAAACACAGAGCCATAGCCTCCTTCACCCAATTTTTCCTTGAAACCGTTCACCATCTTCTTGATTTCCTTGTATGAGTATCTAATAGGCATCAAGTAATTATGTTCTagataattttctatattttcatatattgaCAAATGCCTTTTCCTCCATTTGTATACCAAAAGCACAATAAGTAATGTCATCCCAAAAAAAAATCTAGCTGCCAAGAAAAATGGTAAAACATAGTGTCCTATGATAAAGGATACCATATCAAAGTAGTCAATTGCATCAAATCTTAGGTTTCCTTGTATTGTGCCCAACAGTACTGAAAATTAAATcagaaatataattatataaagaaTTATTAAGAATGAGATACGTAAGTGTAATGAAATATATGAATCTAATTCTTCTATTTGTCTACTAAAGTGAGTGAGGAGAGTGCATGCTAAAATATAACCTATGatattaacaaataaataaaaaagaaactatatgaacattttaattaattttgtagtGTGTTATATGACTATTTGATTTTGTCATAATTTCAATGTTGAATTTTAATCAATTCTAAAGTGCACGATTCTAAGAGAGTGAAATGTGTTAGAGAGAGTTAGAGAGAGAGGGAGATGACAAATTTCTCGTTTTTCTTTTCTGACATGTGGAAATTTTTTCAAAGATGGGGCAGAGTGCTCAACGTTTTTATGCCTAGAAGATTAGATGCGAGAATCAAACGTTTTGGGTTTGTTAGGTTCCAATGTGTAAAGGATGTGGAGGTTCTGGAACGAAGGCTTGATTCAGTGTGGATTGGTTTATGGAAGGCTCAAGTCAATAAACCGAGGTACGAAAGGAGGGAGGTTCATATGAAAGAACGGGTTTCTTGGAAGTGTTCATCTGCTCTGAGGAAATTTTTGTATCAAAAGGTACAATTTCAAGGCGTCGACACTAAGGCGACCAAAAGCGGGAGTGTAAGCTATGCACAAGCGGTCAAGAATGGAGGCACGTCTGTTTCTCAAGAAGATATGGGTAAGGAGGATGTGGGTCAGGAGTCTCGAGTGCCTTTTTTCTTTGTTAAGTCAGAAGTTCCAAAATGGTTGGAACACAGTTATGTCGGGAGGTTATCTAAAGCGTCCGATATAAGGGTGGTGCAGGAGAGCTTTATTATGGGAGGTCTTAACTTTGTGCGCGTCTTGCTTTCCAGTTATACGGAGGGCTcgatagaaaatattttagaagaaCATAAGGAATGGTTGGACGACATTTTCGACTCAATTGTTCCTTGGGTTGAGTCCTTTGAGGTTACGAAAAAACTCGTGTGGATTCGCTGTAGAGGGATTCCTTTAAAGTTTTTGGAATACCCATTGCTTTGAGCTCGTAGGATCTCTGGTAGGGACACTTTTGGAAGTAGATGAAGAAACTGTCTCACGGGAGGTGTTGGAATATGCCAGATTCCATATCAGGATTCCGGAAGGGGCAAAGATTAACTTGGCTAAAGACGTGAAAATTAATGGTATTGTTTACCAAGTCGCTTATGAAGAAGAAAGTTGTTCAAATATCTCTCAGGTTGAGTGCGCTCATTGTAGGTGGGGTAGCGCGTCGGAGGAGGAATCGCAGCTGGGTAGGGAGGGCAGTGTAGGAGATGATTGTTATGCCTCGGATCGTTCTGAAGATGGCGGAGGGGGCGGTGCTTTGAGCAGGAAGGAAGAGTCCGCGCATTTTTCGACATCGGTGGAAGGGAGAGAAAAGGTTGGCGCATGTGTGGGTGTAACTATGGAGAATAATCATGCAAACAACTTTTTTAATCATCCATTGGGAAGTTTAGGCGGCTCTTGGGAAAAGAAGGAGAGAAATTCTGAAGTAATTAAAGAGTTAGGTGTTGAGGTATTTAAGGAGTTAGGTGATACAATATTTAATGAGATGCCCAAAAGTCTGGAGGGGTCCATAGGGGGTGATGCGGACTGCATTGGGGTGTGACCAGAAGATTCAATCTGTGTTGGGCCTGCCTTGGCCCACTCTCGTGAAGCAAGTTGGGTGAGTGAAACGTTGGGCTTAGGCCTTTCTCCAGACTGGGAAAATTTGGTTGGTATCGCAATTAGGGTTCCTATGGATGGCGACAGGTTGGGAGATAGCGACACAGAGGGGTTGCCGACACTCTGGACAACGAAGGCGGCGTAGGCGTTGATGTTGGCAGCGGAGACGTCGACGACGACAACGTTGTTCTCGGTGACGGGGAGGGTTTTGATGGCCGCTCTGGTGTTGACGGCTCTTCCCCTTGGATTGCGGTTCCCTCCTCCGCAAGTGTGGTGGTGCGCGATATGGAAGCGGAAGCGACATCGCTGCCGCCGTAGGGAGGCGCAGTTGATGTCGTTGCTGGCCGTGGGGAGCAAGGTGGTAGCGACATGGGTTTGGCAACGCCACTGGATAGAAAGTCGTGCGGTGACGCCGACGACAAAGGGGCACAACACGTCGACGTGGAGCAGGCAAAGGCAGTCGGATGGGGCTTGGAAAGGGTGGCAGATCAAATGTGCGATGAAATAGGGCCTCTTTCCAAGTAAAACGTAAGGCTCTTTTAGCCTAAAGGAAGCTAGACAGGTGTGTGGGTTTGGTTGGCCTTAACCTCAAACCTTTTCTGGGTAAAATTATCACGTCCTCAATACGAAGAAAGGTTTCGTCTAATTCCTCGGCGGACTCAGGGACAGAGAGTAGTAATCCTTTTATCTCTGAAAGTGCTCTTAAAAATTGCAATAGGCTGTTTTGGATGAAAAATGAAACGTCAGATTCTAGTAAGATATGGAATAACGGGAAGGAGATGGGTTTTTTGGTTTACGGAGAACAAAATGAGGTTCTCCATTCATTGAAGGATATAGAAGACCGGGATTCTAGGAGAAGGAAGGAGATTAAGATAATTAGCATGAATATTAGGGGGTTAGGGCTAGTGTCAAAAGAATATATCTAAAAGAGTTAATTCAGGTGGAACAAGTAGGTATGGTTTGTTTGCAGGAGAGAAAGTGTTATGAGTTCAGAGAGGAGAATTGTTTTCGTTTGTGGGGGCTCTAATGATATCAGTTGGGTTGAAAATGGAGTGAGTGATAACGTTGGTGGGAATATTACAATGTGGAGAAAGAGTAACTTTCAGTTGTTGAGATCCTTTAACGGGAAATATTTTTCGGTTATTGAAGGGGTTTAGAAGGTTGGAGCTAGAGTGCAAGTAATAATTGTGAATGTTTATTGTCAGGGGTCACTAAAGGATAAAAAGGTATTATGAGATGAGATTTGTGAAATGACGGAGAATCAGTCAAACTGAGTATGGTGTGTTGTTGGGGACTTTAACGTTGTTTGGATGAAGGAGGAAAGAAAGAGTTTGGTTTCCACGTCAGATTACAGCAGGGAAAGCAGGGAATTCAATAATTTTATCGAAAGGTCTGAATTGTTGGATATCCCGATGGTTGGCAGGAAATTCACCTGGTATAAACCAAACGACACAGTAAAAAGCAGGATTGATAGGGTGTTGGTTTCCAAGGAATGGCTGGATATTTGACCAAATAGTAAACAGTATGTCTCTAGCAGATCGGTATCAGATCATTGTGCTTTGGTAATTAAAGATGTTTGTTCTGATTGGGGACCGAAACAATTTAAAAGCTTAGATGTCTGGCAGAAAGATGGCAGGTTCAAAGATTTTGTACGAAACAAGTGGATCAATTATGAAGTGCATGGAAGAGGGTTGTTTGTTTTTAAGGAAAAATAGAAGTTGCTGAAACAAGAATTAAGAGTCTGGAACCGTGATGTATTCGGGAATGTCATTAACATTGGGAAAGAACTAAAAGAGAAGATTCAATTTTTTGGATGATCGGGATGATGAAGATACACTTGACGAGACTGGTAGGGGGGAGAGGAGGAGTTTGTTTGCCGAACATAGCAAACATTTGTTCAAGCAAGAAGCTTTGTATTTTCAGAAAGCTCGTCAAAAGTGGCTACAACAAGGGGACTTAAACACTaagtattttcattcttctGTTGCGTGGAGAAGGGTAAGGAACAACTTCAATGGTATGCCTATTGATGGCCAGTGGTGTGAGGACAAGGATGTGGTTAAAGATAAAGTCAGGGATTTCTTCAAAAAAAAGATTTGAAGATGTTTTTGGGCCTCAGGTTAGGTCGGATAATGTTTGTTTTAACTCTATTTCGGAATCAGATAATGAGATGTTGGTTGGTCCTTTTTCTGAAGAGGAGGTTAAGAACGCGATTTGGAGCTGTGACAGTTCGACGAGTCCTGGCCCAGATGGttttaatttcagtttcatTAAACATAATTGGGAGGTGATTAAGAAGGATATTCTTTTGGCTGTTGAGGATTTTGCTTGCTCTGGTTCTTGGTCTAGGGGATCAAATGCttcctttatttgtttgatTCCTAAGTCTGATAACTCTCGGTCGCTTGGGGATTTCAAACCTATCTCTTTGGTTGGCTATTTGTACAAGATTGTTTCTAAACTTCTTTCCCTAAGGTTGAAAAAGGTGCTAAGTGAGATCAttgattcaagacaatcaaCTTTTCTCGAAGGTCGGGGTTTATTGGACAATGTTCTCGTCGCAAATGAGGTGCTTGAGGAGGCCAAGAGAGCAAAGAAGAGTTGTATTTTCTTCAAGGTTGATTACGAGAAAGCCTATGATTTAGTGAAGTGGGAGTTTATTTACTACATGTTAGGAAGGCTTGGTTTCTGTGATAAGTGGATCCCTTGGATTAGATCTTGCCTTGAATCCGCATCGAAATCAGTTCTTGTTAACGGAAGTCCAACAAAAGAATTTTCCCCGTCAAAGGGTTTGAGGCAGGGTGATCCTCTCGCACCTTTCCTGTTTCTGATTGTGGCAGAAGGTCTGGCCGGAGTTTCTAGGAATGCTGAGTCGCTAGGAATGATAGACAGTTTGGAAGTAGGGGGTAAGAAGGTTAGAGTTAATATGTTGCAATACGCAGATGATACTCTTTTCTTTTGTCATGTGAACTCTAAAAGTGTGTTCAATGTTAAGGCAATGTTAAATTGCTTTGAGCTTGCTTCGGGTTTGAAGGTGAATTTTTTGAAAAGCAGAATTGGTGGAGTAGGGTCGATGCGTTTTCTATTCGGGGTTTTGCAGCAATTCTTAATTGTGATACTATGAAAGTTCCTTTTAAATATTTGGGTTTGTCAGTTGGTGGTTGTCACAAGAGGGAAGCTTTTTGGGATGGTGTGTTGGATAGAATCAGCTCCAGACTGGGGAGATGGAAAGGTAGGATTTTGTCTATGGCTGGAAGGATTTTGTCTTATCAAGTCAGTTCTTTCGTCTATTCCCTTGTTCTATATGTCGATGTTTAGGTTACTTGCAGGAGTGATGAAGAAGATTGAGGGTATTCAGAGGAACTTTCTTTTGGGATGGGGTTCCGAGGGGAGGAAGATCGCTTAGGTTTCTTGGAAAAAGGTCTGTGAGACGAAGGGAGAGGGAGGACTCGGTGTGATCAATGTCAAGGATTTCAATTTGGCTTTGCTCAGTAAATGGATTTGGCGGTTGGGGTCTAATGAAGGGGGTTTGTAGGAGGAGGTTCTAGAATCTAAATATGGCAGCTGGAGGAATTTGAAAGAGGACAAAGGTGGCTATTATGATTCcctttggtggaaagatttgagaAGGATCTAACATCTTGAGAAGTGGGACAACAATTTCGGAGATTGTTTAAAATGGGAGGTTGGTAACGGAAAGAATATTAGGTTCTGGGAAGACCAGTGGACTAGTAATAAGGATTTGAAGTCTATTTTCCCAAGGCTTTTTTTGTTATTCACTAAGAAAGAAGCGTTGTTGGATAATTGTGGTTACAAGACAAATTTTGGGTGGGAGTGGTCTTTGGGGTGGAGAAGAAATCTTTTTGATTGGGAGCAAGTACAACTAAAGAAGCTCCTTGAGGAAGTGCACAACTTGTGCCCTGTCTTGGAGAAAGCTGACAGGTGGATTTGGATAAAAGATTTAAGTCACGGGTTCTCTGTTAGTTATGCTTATATGATTCTAAGAGGTGGTAGAGGATAGGAGTGGTCTGGGTTGTTTAATTTCTTTTGGAGGATTAGGGCTTTGCCCTCGGCCCAGTTGACCGCGTGGAGAGTGCTGGGAAATAAGATTGCAACCAAGGTTAATTTACTCAGACGCAGGGTTGCGGTTAGAAATAGTTTGTGCAGTTTTTGCGGGGAAAAAGAGGAGGaatattttcatttgtttttctaCTGTAGGTTATCTTCGTTGACGTGGAACCTTTGTTTTGCGTGGTTAGGTATTACGACAGTTGTTCCTTTTCATGCTTTTTCACACTTTTTGTAGTTTAGGTTGAGTAATGCTCCGGAGTCGGTAAATCTTGGCTTGGGTAATATTTGGATAGCAATGGTCAGTGAAATATGGCATCATAGAAATAAGATAGTTTTTAATGAGGGAGTTCTAGACTTGTCTAAAAAAATTTCTCTGCCTCAGTTGAAGGTTTGGGCTTGGCTCACATCTAAATTTCCCTCAactagtttttcattttttgattGGTATCTTGCCCCTTTGGTTTGTTTGTATTCGCTTTAGTGGGATGTCGGAGGAAGTTTTTGTCAAGTTTTGTCAGGTTATGTCAGGAGCTGCTCTGTTTTTTAGATGGTTCAAAGGTGTTTTGCAGTTAGGCTGCTCATAcctttttgtataagggttgaatcacccTGAAGTGGTCCTTGTGTATATATATTCTtgattgctgataaaaaaagtgAGTGAAATGtagttttttaatattcaaaGTTTTTTATTAGGTGAAATGGTAGAGACACTAATGTAAAAGACTCATTTACGACAATACAATTACAACGCCTTTACATATAGACATTGTCCTTAAAAAagtagtaatatttttaaattaaattggtGTAAAACAACAGTTATTAATAAAGCTGTCGTTTTCCATTAAACGCTTTTGTGTAAAACGGCGGCTAAGACTAGTAGTCATCATTTTACATAAAAGCGTTTTGTCTAAAATCATGGCTTTAGATCATAATCTAAATTACCTTCTACAATGATATAGTAAAAAACTGGtatataacaaatattatttctaGCATAAAGAAGAGAGGAACTCACTGAAGAAAACATTCTCCAAAAAATCTGCAagaaaaatatgattgaatgaGTAAATAGCGTGAAAAATTGTTTGGTCAGGAAATTAATTAGCATCACATATAATAAGTaatatatttgttaaaataaaacagaaatgTGGTTTGTAAAATTTGATACTAACATTTGTTGGCAATAACATTAAAGGAGAAGTAATTTTGCTTTTAACttatatcaataaatttgaaAGAGGAGACAAATACAAATCCATAAATATGATGTTTGAATATTCAATTATATATCTTTAgagttaattaattatataaaagtatATAATTGAATATTGAAACATCAAAATCAATTCATGTTATGATGCACAAAGCACAGGTAATTTAAGAGACGCTTACATGCTGGATAAGGTAGCAGCTGTGACCATATCCCTCTAcctgaaaataaaagaaaatatgattttcaGAATTCCTTTTACCACTCCGAGACCAAGAATACTGCATAATGCCATAAAGGTTATACCCATTAacaattttcaattattattattattatttgaattaataGAATTGCTTGGACATATCTCAAATTAGTTTTAGCAAAAGACAGATGATACATATTGGTGATAATTGgtaaatataatgaaaattgaagaaatatAAACATTGACAAAGAAACTAAAGGAGATATATAAGGTTTCctgtaattaaaaatattaatttaagttGAATTTGAATTCCTTTACCACACCGAACTAGCCGTATTCCAAATATATCTGGGCATAAGAGCGCGCATTGAAGGTTAAGGCTGGAAGTGTTGAAAGAGCACACGTCATAAGGTGACTCTTGACATTGATCGTCACAGGCAAATTGCAACCACGACATCTCAAATCCATAAAGTAGCGCTCTGTTCATATCAGTGTAGGAAGATTCGTCCAAACCCCACCAAGACGTCGGAGACACCAGCTTTACACCACAACCAACTTCAAGTTCCGCTGCTGTTATGTCACCACCGATGGCATAAATGTGGCCTTTCGACTGCCACTTCACACACGGAGCAGCATTCACGTACTTATTCTTCTCACTCACTGGATGGCTACAATTCAAGTAAATTATGTGCTTCCAAAGACTCTTCTCGTAATTACTCAATTCATCAGAGATTTGGTATTGAGAGGTTAGGTATGGAGCCACGGCATGACCATGATAAGCATCAGTGAAATTGGATTTAGACAAGAAATAGCGAGGAAGGGAGGAGCAACTTGGTTCTTCAACTCCCGGGTCAACCACTCGGATTGTGAAATTATGGTAGTTGATTGCCTGCACATGATATTTTCCCGAGAACAAATACAGCACGGTAACATTATTTTCACAATCCAGTTCGTACCTGCTGTCGCCGCAGTGTATTGGATCACGTTTCAATCTGAATGGCCGACTTATGTTTGTGATTTTCCCGCAAGAAGAAGTGGGGCAATCCATAGTTTTCTCTCGCTCATGCGTAGCACATATTTGTTGGACTACAAACAGCAAGAACATCACCAATAACACCATCTCTCTCCACATGACCATGGTTGGAGGCTTTGGATTAAGTCTTCGACCATGGGATTGTTTGTTTGgcaatatttaaaatttcaattgcAGGCTTAGATTTTTTACCAGGAAGCTCTCTATCTGGATTTCTACACTTACGATGaaattaacaaatataataaaaactgCAGTGCGATTCCATATGGATCACACTTTTTCCCTTTAAGAAAGTTGTGCAATAACATTTAAAAGTTAACAAACGCGGACTTGGATTGACTTTGACCGTGATTCCTCTCCGAATTCCTAGATTGAAGGcaacaaacaaaaatataaaaatcgtGTAAACATAAAGGAAAATCCGTGGTCTGTGTCTTTCCTGCCTGTAATCACGTTCTTTACCCAAAAGAAAACCAACCACTGCAGTAGTGCCCTTCCAAGTTGATACAATATTGATCACGTTGTCCGCATGTACAgtatttttctctttcaaaagttttgcgatgatatttaaaagttaaaacgCGGACTTACGCTGACTTTCACCGCAGTTTCTCTCTGGATTCCTGAACTGAATGTAATAGACAAAAAATTGTTAACTGTGTAAACATATATTGAAAACGCTACGAGTCTGGTTCTCAAACATAAGCTTCTTATTGCAGAAGAAAACAAACTCTTGCACTTGAGACTTAAGATGGCAACCTTTACGTAATTGAATTCACATCTTACATAACCCTTTTGAGCCAGAAACTTTTGTTATTAGTATTGCACTATATTTTCCTAAACATTGGCATATTTAAGAAAGAAGAATATAGAtgcaatatataaaaaatggaaTGGTTAGttgttttaaagtttaaatatttGAGTTGGTTGGAAATAGAAAgaatttatttctattattcttaaaaaaagttTATGTTGAAATTATGAATAAGTAGAAATAAAATGAGGAAAAGTGTTGAATATaaagaaaatggtgattagATAGCACATATGTACTTTAATAtgattgtaggtatgttcttcttcttttaaatgttcattttgttatctgaaaaatcaatatattttgGAAACCCAAACTCATTATAACCCTCTAAAAGATCTTAAGattcatgtttttttaatatgattgtgatgaaaagatgaaatgaaaagcaactgttATTTGTTAGGAtctagtgaaaatagagagaaacacttaccttgAGAATATAAGAAgaaatt comes from the Phaseolus vulgaris cultivar G19833 chromosome 8, P. vulgaris v2.0, whole genome shotgun sequence genome and includes:
- the LOC137826206 gene encoding LEAF RUST 10 DISEASE-RESISTANCEUS RECEPTOR-LIKE PROTEIN KINASE-like 2.4, translated to MVMWREMVLLVMFLLFVVQQICATHEREKTMDCPTSSCGKITNISRPFRLKRDPIHCGDSRYELDCENNVTVLYLFSGKYHVQAINYHNFTIRVVDPGVEEPSCSSLPRYFLSKSNFTDAYHGHAVAPYLTSQYQISDELSNYEKSLWKHIIYLNCSHPVSEKNKYVNAAPCVKWQSKGHIYAIGGDITAAELEVGCGVKLVSPTSWWGLDESSYTDMNRALLYGFEMSWLQFACDDQCQESPYDVCSFNTSSLNLQCALLCPDIFGIRLVRCGRGIWSQLLPYPAYFLENVFFILLGTIQGNLRFDAIDYFDMVSFIIGHYVLPFFLAARFFFGMTLLIVLLVYKWRKRHLSIYENIENYLEHNYLMPIRYSYKEIKKMVNGFKEKLGEGGYGSVFKGKLSSGSCVAIKMLSKTKGRGHDFISEVATIGRIHHQNVVQLIGFCVEGSKHALVYEFMSNGSLDKIIFSKDKSIEFGYDKIYNIAIGVARGIAYLHHGCEMQILHFDIKPHNILLDDKFIPKVSDFGLAKLYPIDNSIVTMTTVGGTIGYMAPELFYKNIGRISYKSDVYSFGMLLMEMASRRKNLNSHVEHSSQIYFPSWIYDYIREEKDIEMEEMGDFTEEEKKIVKKMIIVAFWCIQMNPDDRPSMNKVVEMLEGDIEKLEIPPNFSLYPYDATENSKQTIATEFTCSSSYSLEID